One segment of Ornithodoros turicata isolate Travis unplaced genomic scaffold, ASM3712646v1 Chromosome52, whole genome shotgun sequence DNA contains the following:
- the LOC135374275 gene encoding large ribosomal subunit protein eL27-like, which produces MGKIMKPQKVVLILSGKYAGRKAVIIKNNDDGTPDKQYGHALVAGIERYPRKVTRSMSKKRIAKYNKIKPFLKVYNYNHLMPTRYTVDIVIDKQVVNKETWKDPAKRRKSRREVKAKFEERYKSGKNKWFFTKLRF; this is translated from the exons ATGGGGAAGATTATGAAACCGCAGAAGGTGGTGCTTATCCTAAGCGGAAAGTACGCGGGCAGAAAAGCAGTGATCATCAAG AATAACGACGATGGCACGCCCGACAAGCAGTACGGACACGCTTTGGTCGCCGGCATCGAGCGCTACCCGAGGAAGGTTACGAGGAGTATGAGTAAGAAGCGGATCGCAAAGTACAACAAAATCAAGCCATTCCTCAAAGTTTACAACTACAATCACCTGATGCCCACAAG gtACACCGTGGACATTGTAATTGACAAGCAGGTGGTAAACAAGGAGACCTGGAAGGACCCTGCCAAGCGACGAAAGTCTAGGAGGGAAGTGAAGGCAAAGTTTGAGGAGAGGTACAAGAGTGGAAAGAACAAGTGGTTCTTCACCAAGCTGCGCTTCTAA